In the genome of Qipengyuania seohaensis, one region contains:
- a CDS encoding iron-sulfur cluster assembly scaffold protein: MSRPPGGTLYSPAFLSLAVELSRYPYDDMAPFQGQATSRTCGSSIRLSFDDDLRSVGLQVTACAVGQAAATIFARHCANRNAADMAAMPGAIGAWLDGITAMPEWPDLEILQPAIAYPARHGAILLPWRAAVDALGKADGTR; encoded by the coding sequence GTGAGCCGCCCGCCGGGTGGCACGCTCTATTCGCCTGCCTTCCTTTCGCTCGCAGTAGAACTTTCCCGATATCCCTACGACGACATGGCGCCGTTCCAAGGGCAAGCCACGTCGCGGACCTGCGGTAGCTCGATCCGTTTATCCTTCGACGATGATTTGCGATCTGTGGGCCTGCAGGTGACGGCGTGCGCGGTCGGTCAGGCGGCGGCTACGATCTTCGCCCGCCATTGTGCGAACAGGAACGCTGCCGACATGGCGGCTATGCCGGGAGCGATTGGTGCATGGCTCGATGGGATAACAGCAATGCCCGAATGGCCGGACCTGGAAATTCTCCAGCCCGCGATTGCGTATCCGGCGCGCCACGGTGCAATCCTCCTCCCGTGGAGAGCTGCCGTGGATGCGCTAGGCAAGGCTGACGGCACTCGCTAA
- a CDS encoding CvpA family protein, whose translation MTGFDYIVLLIVGLAAIGGFSRGFMQEVLSLAAWVLAAFAIRFLHTPLTLAMQEVMGTGIAVSVLAFALLLLIPYAAMKVIANNVGEASRNSILGPIDRVLGFGFGAIKGFVIVVIGFSLLVLGYDSVWDYRGRPVWITTAATYEFVDGGSRTMVEVLAERRARLLGEERAAEEAAEAE comes from the coding sequence ATGACGGGATTTGACTACATCGTTCTGCTTATCGTCGGGCTGGCCGCCATCGGCGGTTTTTCGCGTGGTTTCATGCAGGAAGTCCTGTCGCTGGCGGCCTGGGTGCTCGCGGCATTTGCAATCCGTTTCCTCCACACACCGCTGACGCTGGCGATGCAGGAAGTCATGGGAACTGGCATCGCAGTTTCCGTCCTTGCTTTCGCGCTGCTCCTCCTCATTCCTTACGCCGCGATGAAAGTCATCGCGAACAATGTCGGGGAAGCCTCCCGCAATTCGATCCTCGGACCGATCGACCGCGTGCTCGGCTTCGGTTTCGGAGCTATCAAGGGTTTCGTGATCGTGGTGATCGGGTTCTCGCTGCTCGTTCTCGGATATGACAGCGTGTGGGACTATCGCGGCCGTCCGGTCTGGATCACCACTGCGGCGACCTATGAATTCGTGGATGGCGGTTCGCGGACGATGGTCGAAGTACTTGCCGAACGCCGCGCGCGCCTGCTTGGCGAAGAGCGGGCCGCCGAAGAAGCGGCCGAAGCAGAGTGA
- the radA gene encoding DNA repair protein RadA, with protein MAKPKKRYVCQACGGVSHRWQGQCADCAEWNTLVEDAPATVFSLKHDLSSGGRAVEFVDLDKPGEMPVRQKTGMAEFDRALGGGLVPGSAILMGGDPGIGKSTLLLQAAAKVAREGHGVVYVSGEEAAGQVRMRAARLGLSDAPVKLAAATGVRDILTTLGTMEPPKFLVIDSIQTMHSDTIEGAPGTVSQVRGCAFELIRYAKENGVALVLVGHVTKDGNIAGPRVLEHMVDVVMSFEGERSHQYRILRALKNRFGAVDEIGVFAMAGEGLEEVENPSMLFLSGRDQQMAGSAVFPAMEGTRPVLVEIQALIVRLQSGATPRRAVVGWDNGRLAMLLAVLESRCGLNFSSAEVYLNVAGGYRLSDPAADLAVAAALVSALADKPLPDRSVWVGEVSLSGEVRSVAHGGIRMREAAKLGFKAGFGPADEKTASSDLDYKGLGQLANLVDRVMAT; from the coding sequence ATGGCCAAACCGAAGAAACGCTATGTCTGTCAGGCTTGTGGCGGTGTTTCCCACCGCTGGCAGGGGCAGTGCGCCGACTGCGCGGAATGGAATACGCTTGTGGAAGATGCACCCGCTACGGTGTTCTCGCTCAAGCATGATCTGTCCAGCGGGGGGCGGGCGGTAGAATTCGTCGATCTCGACAAGCCGGGCGAAATGCCCGTGCGACAAAAGACCGGTATGGCAGAATTCGACCGTGCACTCGGCGGTGGTCTCGTTCCCGGCAGCGCGATCCTGATGGGCGGCGATCCCGGCATCGGGAAGTCCACGCTTTTGCTCCAGGCAGCCGCCAAGGTAGCGCGGGAAGGGCACGGCGTCGTCTACGTCAGCGGCGAGGAAGCGGCAGGCCAGGTGCGGATGCGCGCGGCCCGCCTCGGCCTGTCCGATGCCCCGGTAAAGCTCGCAGCGGCAACCGGTGTGCGTGACATCCTGACCACGCTTGGCACGATGGAGCCGCCCAAGTTCCTCGTCATCGATTCCATCCAGACGATGCATTCCGACACGATCGAAGGCGCGCCGGGCACGGTCAGCCAGGTTCGCGGCTGTGCCTTCGAGTTGATACGCTATGCCAAGGAAAACGGGGTCGCGCTGGTCCTCGTCGGCCATGTGACCAAGGACGGCAATATTGCTGGACCTCGCGTGCTTGAACACATGGTCGATGTGGTGATGAGCTTCGAGGGCGAGCGTAGCCATCAGTACCGCATCCTGCGCGCGCTCAAGAACCGTTTCGGTGCGGTCGATGAAATCGGTGTATTCGCCATGGCCGGGGAAGGGCTGGAAGAAGTCGAGAACCCTTCGATGCTGTTCCTTTCGGGCCGGGACCAGCAAATGGCCGGAAGCGCCGTATTCCCGGCGATGGAAGGAACGCGGCCTGTACTGGTCGAAATCCAGGCGCTGATCGTGCGTCTCCAGTCGGGCGCCACCCCGCGCCGTGCTGTTGTGGGTTGGGACAACGGCCGCCTCGCCATGTTACTGGCGGTGCTGGAATCTCGCTGCGGCCTCAATTTCAGTTCCGCCGAGGTCTACCTCAATGTCGCAGGGGGTTATCGCCTATCGGATCCCGCCGCCGACCTCGCCGTCGCAGCGGCCCTCGTCAGCGCCTTGGCGGACAAGCCCTTGCCCGACCGCAGCGTGTGGGTCGGTGAGGTCAGCCTCTCCGGTGAAGTGCGATCGGTCGCCCACGGGGGTATCCGGATGAGGGAAGCTGCCAAGCTCGGCTTCAAGGCGGGTTTCGGTCCAGCCGATGAAAAGACCGCTTCGTCAGACCTCGATTACAAGGGATTGGGACAACTCGCCAACCTCGTTGACCGTGTCATGGCGACATAA